GATGGCAAAAAACTAGCCATTGAAGATGAAGTGGATCATGTTTATGAGAGATTACAAGCTCTTGAAGCAGATAGGGAGTTTCTAAAGCATTGTATGAGCTCCATTAAGAAGGGAGATAAAGGAGTGGATCTCCTTCAAGAAATCTTGCAACATCTTCGAGATCTGAAGGCTATGGAAGTCCGAGTGAAGAACATGAGTGACGATCCTCTaagttgaaatttaagttgacTACCACAAATGAGAAGCAAGAGGTAATATTATAATACTACCTGTTATATTGTATTAGTATTTCTATTCTATCTGATATAGAACTGCAATGGAATTCTACTTCATGTCAGACCAGGTTTGAATTTGCATATAATAAATGTGTTTGATAAATACAGATTGCTTTTCTCCGAGGTGAGCAGGATGACTCTGCAGATGAAAGTGGTTGGATAAACCACTTCATACAGTGCACATTGGAAAAGAAGCTCATCAAAATGTATGCTTTCTAGTCCCAGGAAGTCTCTTGATGGAGAGGGAAATTCCTGGTAATGGTTTGTTTGAATTGGTGCATGAGATGCAGACTACAGAATTGAAGTCTGCTTAaacttctaatttttcttttggaattgaACTACAACAAGTTTGGTGCAAAGCCAGAGATCGGAGTTTCCTCAACACCTCCCTTTCCTAAGCAACTGTGAAAGATGTAAAGGAGTGTGTCTGCCTGACCTAAGTGTATAAGTCAGGGCACTTGGGGCtcaattttgcttttttttctttttctttttctttttttttttttttcatttctttagtTTTAATCATGTTTCTATTTTTGATGGATGTGAGAGGGAAGAGCTTGGAGGAGAAGACATtgactttttcttcttctgatcTTTTCATCCTTAAATTTCATATGGAGTTTCGGTATCCGGGGGCCAGAAGTTATATGTATACCACATATATAAGTTATGTCTATACTATTTGTGAGTGGGGGTCATATTGTTGTTCTAGTTGCCTTTATTGTTTCAGTTTGTTAACCAGTTCATGGCATGGAAAGCTTTGAACGGTGTGTAGCAGAAATCTTGtattacacacttttttattagACAATTATAAGTTCTTGGTAGTTAAGCTGCTAAGGTTAAGTTTTTGCTAGTATAGGTCATTGTTCATTAGAATTAGTATCTTTTCCCTTCAAAGTTCACAGCGTAGCATAATATCATATGTACATAACCAAAGTAGCCTTATTAATTGATAGAAACCTGTAAAGCAAGATATTTATGCTTATATGCAGATCTTTTTTAAATAGGGCTGAAATCAAGAAGAATCCAATGTGTAAACTTTCCCACACTCACCCTCATCTTTATTTGCTTTTCTTGGTTGCCTTTGGTCCCTGAAAAATAACCTGAATTTTGTTTTATCCCCAAAAAATTTGtgtgtcaatttagttcatATGTTTTCAAAACTAGTCACTTTGGTCTTTGTATATGCTGACATTTCCCTTTTATGATGCTGCAACACATGACAGACTTAAAAGAAGCGAAATGAGCAGAGACCTAACTGTTTAAGGGGGATGAGTGAGCCATAAGATAACTATAGTCTTACAGAGGTGGTACTGTCTAGGTCTTTATCAAAGGTAGGGTTTACTGACGATGATTCTGGGTCCATTATATGTCTCACATTATCATAAAAAAGGGACATGTTAACAGTTTCCATCATTCTATGTGACATGGTAGTATAGAAGAaagtttttggaaaatattaggACTAAATGGGGACAAAATTTTATAAGGATAAAACTaaaattcttttgatttttcagGGACCAAAggcattaaaaaatgataataataactaaaaaagaaagaaagccattttcccctttctttttggCTAGATGAATCCACTGTATAAACCAAACTTTTCAAACATATACCCCAGTTTGATTGCTAGGATCTAGGTTTAAGTCGGCAAattttcttgtgtcaaaaagtGATTTAATGAGGATTGTATACATTGCAAGTTTGTATGGTTAAGTAGTGGTCAGTTGCTTTTGAAATCTCTAGTTCCACGATTTTATCAACtaagtttctaaattttgttGCATGGTATGATAAATTGTGCCCAAGCAGTAATGCCACCTCAATGGACTAGGATCCTTTCCAATTTTCTCTAGTTCCATTTCCTATTTGAATTCGGTTACCTTGGTGCAAAATATGCTCTATAgcacaattttagaaaaattttaaaagaatatagCACCCAAACgaaattatttagttatatagcacatttttggaactcaagtttgacaaactcgagttccaaaaatatgctacataactaaataacttcaTTTAGGTGttatttggcaaattttgccatTACATTAGTATGTAGTATGCACTTTCTGCCACTTGTTTCATGTTTATCAATGAAATAAATCTTGATTGATCCCAGTGGAGCTAAGTTATAGATTAATTGTCGCTTAAACCCAAAAGTAACAGTTCAACAACCAATACGGACATAATAATAATCACCACAATAAAAGTTAAGGTGGGGGTGGAGTTGAATGCTAACATCTTTGTTGGAGACACCAAGCGGTGCCAACTGACCAAAATGTCGGAACTAAAGACTATTAGTAAGTAAAATTACCAACTTTCATGCGCCTATAGACTTTGAttagaactaaaataaaaaacaaaaaagtttagCTCCAGAGTCTAGAGAGCAAGGTTCCTAATCTAGCTAGCTTTTATGGTGATTGAGAATGTTCCACTCCGAACAATCACAAATATAAGCGTGCAGGAATTTCAGTCAGCCGTAAGATACCGGAGGACAAACAAATAATTGACACACAAAGGAGAGAGAAGTAGGTGCGATTAATACTAGGGAAACAAAAGCTTGATTGCTTGTCTACTTCCATGGAAAACATTAATTTACTCAACTGAGATCTCAAACAACAAGGTGTGCATACTTGTCGTCAGGTTGAATAGCAGAAGCTAAATTTGGTTGATTAATGCGCGTTTGGAACTCCTTTTAGAATAATGATTAAGCTATTGAAATCAACATTTCCTATTTGCttaatatttttggataaataatatATAGTTTATCTTGATATTAGATAAGTGGGTCCTGCTTTCAAACCTTGTTTTCACTCTGATTTCCAAATACATATAAAGGGTTAAACTTGTTGCACATAAACtgttttacacaattttatataCCCAAAAAGCAACTGAAAAAAGCACGATGATTTAGTTACTTTTTGGGgtgtgtaaaataatttgtgtgtAATTAACActactcaaaaataaaaatcatacatGTGTAGAGAAgtgataaaataattattattcttaATAATCAAATATACCATTTTCTATCCACCTAAACTTTTGAACAAGTGACTGTTTGGTAACTCCAAAtgtttttaataagattttttaagCAAATATCGTCACAGAATTCAGAGTGGAAAGCTGCATGCCAGGGGCATCCGCCCATAATTTCAAGTACTCTGCAGCTAAGGGTCCTCTACCTTTGCTGCATGTTTCAATTCTGCTCTGTTCCCCACTGTGTAGCACAAAATTACTCCCTAAGCCGGGAACCTCGCTTTTGCTatcaattttcttctctttcaagTGATATCAAATCCAGcacttctaagttctaaccgTCAAGAATACACCTATTAGGATCTTATAAGtttcttctctcaatttttttttttttttttttttttttgatatgcaAACATTCGGTAGACTTTCATTTAAAAGGACACTAAGTCCAAACCAGATACATCTTTGGTCACTTGACATTCTATGATGGGTGGAGTATCCTCCACCCACACAATACTGTCATTTACAAGTTTGGCATTTCTAGCCATCAAATGGGCAGCAAAATTGCCGGTCCTACAGACATGAGTAACCTGCCACGCATGGACATTTAGACTCCACCTCCGGAATCCTTCAATGATCATTTGAATCGACCTTGGGGGGGAGCAGCGACCAGCCAGAGCATCTGTCACCATTTTCGCGTCACCCTCCATTACAATATTCCTCAAACCGAGATCTCCAGCCAGCTGAATTCCCTCCTCAAAGGCCTTTGCTTCCACTTCCAACGCTCCCAAAGGTAAGTCCAGCTTCTTACTCATAGCTCCCATGAGAAGACCCCTTTCATTTCTAATCACAACCCCAATTTCACAGCTACCCAACTCTTTAAACAACGCGCCATCGACATTTACTTTAAACCAACCTTCACGTGGAGGACTCCATCCTACTATTCTCGATGGAGCTCTCTGTCTTGAAGCTTCCGGCTGCCCCTTAAAATCCTCAACCAGAGCATTTACTTCAGAGACTATCTCCTTTGCTTGTTTAATCTTACCTTCAAACTTTGCAGTGTTTCTATTCTTCCATATACACCATGCTGTGCACGCCAAGCGCTCCCGCTTTATTTCCTTCCGATCCTCCCAAATTTTCCATATTACGTCAATAAAATCTCTGAGGATGACTCACCTTGGGCAGTAGCACCTTGTTTCCTTCCAAACAGCCTTTGCTATCCAACAATCCCATAGAGCATGTCCCGAAGATTCACTCAGCCCACAAAACACACATTCATCACCCGTGGTCACCTTTCGCCTCCTAAGATAGTAGTTTGTAGGGAGTATGTTTTTACAGGCCCTCCACATAAAGAGTTTAACTTTGCTTGGGCaatttaaaacccaaatggCCTTCCcaaactctttctttcttcccgGGTTTGACAAATCACCCCCTGCTCCTCTATCTCTATCTTCGGTCAGCCACCTTAATGCTACCTGATATGCACTTTTAACCAAGAAGTCACCTTTTTTCAACCAAGCCCAAATCAGTGCATCCTTCAGGAAACTAGGACTTATTGGAATACTCAAGATTGCCTCTGCTTCATAAGGTAAGAAAACATTCTTTACTGCATTAATGTCCCAGCCCCCTGATTTAGGGGCGGAGCCACATTGCcccttggggggggggggggtcgtggcccctgcaaaaaaaaaaaaaaaaaaaaaaaagtccaccagcctatatagaaattttaattgGGCCCCCCCAATGATGTACATCCAGCCCCCCCTCCCATTTCTATTCAATTCACTCCCAAGCCCCAGCATGCTCTAGTTTCAATTGTAGGCCTCTTTTATCttctaataaaacaaaacatgaCACCCTTATATTTAAATACCCAAAGGCACTATTcaacaaaataacattttatcacccattctcaatctcaaaatcaaaaccctttCTTTTGCTATTCTTTTTAGAGAGGTGCTACgttcacaaaatttttacagtatttttacaaatcataagtggttagttgttattggcctaacactaaaattattattttttttttttgctccaataataacaaccagtaacaacctgccacttaggatttgttgtgaaaatattgtagacatatcatatctcttctttttattctcttcttGTCATCTATGTACACACCACCGCCCACTCCATTGGTACCAACAAcccccaaacaaaacaaaacctcaGCTCAACCCTCCTTTCAAACTCAGTCCTCAcgatccccaaaaaaaaaaatcaccattattttctttcttcttgctttcttaaaataaatcattcaGAAGGtgagtttttagttttcttttctttcttcaacactacactttcatctctttttttattgtttttttttttcttcttcttctcaactaTATACGCTTACTTAAATATTTACATGcactttaatttttcatatatttttagagaaatatatgattgaaggcatggggaggtatgaataacattcatataattaataataggaATGATGATAGGTTGACTGTTTAAATTACagtagaaattttgtttttttcttaagtacgaataacatccatataattaagtaaaaatttctaattaagattttattttttaagttcttttcaggttaatttttgagtcgtattcttaaagcttaaagaattatgagcaaacgaaaaacaattgatgcattctttaagaaaaaagatgttggCAAATCAGAATTTAGGACACCTATGGTTGTAGAAACAAATGTGGTTGTAGAAATaaatgttgatacttcaatGCCTAATGAACACCcttccaaatgttcaagaattcaatctgAAGATATAGATTGTGATCCAggatcacataaaaaaatatgtgaatttcctatcaacaaacaagatgaaTCCGATGAGCTTATCTCAAAGAAggtccatatcaacctaaaaatgTAGATTGTCCATACAACAATGATAATCATCACCGTCGAAAATCGGCCCCCCCCATGTAAAAAatcctggctacgcccctgcTCTGATTCACAGTCAAGAAGGGTCTCCACTAGTTCACCCTCAAAGTTTTGGGGCTTAGGA
This is a stretch of genomic DNA from Quercus lobata isolate SW786 unplaced genomic scaffold, ValleyOak3.0 Primary Assembly Scq3eQI_100, whole genome shotgun sequence. It encodes these proteins:
- the LOC115972957 gene encoding uncharacterized protein LOC115972957 produces the protein MAGREILIKAVVQATPMYTMNCFKLPDSLCNELNSLIRNFWWGQQDKERKLAWLAWEKMCTPKAEGGMGFKDLKAFNLALLAKQGWWLIQNTESLAHRVLKARYFLNSNFLEAQIGKKPSYTWRSLMDAKEVLRRGLRWNIGNGRRAKIWADRWIPILNSFMVASPKPQNFEGELVETLLDCESEQGRSQDFLHGGGRFSTVMIIIVDRKEIKRERLACTAWCIWKNRNTAKFEGKIKQAKEIVSEVNALVEDFKGQPEASRQRAPSRIVGWSPPREGWFKVNVDGALFKELGSCEIGVVIRNERGLLMGAMSKKLDLPLGALEVEAKAFEEGIQLAGDLGLRNIVMEGDAKMVTDALAGRCSPPRSIQMIIEGFRRWSLNVHAWQVTHVCRTGNFAAHLMARNAKLVNDSIVWVEDTPPIIECQVTKDVSGLDLVSF